Proteins found in one Methylobacterium sp. CB376 genomic segment:
- a CDS encoding glutathione S-transferase N-terminal domain-containing protein, whose translation MSAVTTPPIDLYYWTTPNGWKASIMLEECGLPYRMIPVNIGKGAQRAPEFLSVSPNGKIPVIVDHDGPGSAPITIYESNAILQYLARKTGQFYPEAERERIAVDIWLFWQAANFGPVLGQTHHFRIYAPEKIPYAIERYTAEAARLYRVLDAQLAAHAFVAGDAYTIADIAVVTWAKLWERQGLDIADYPHVGRWLDAVKARPAVLRGFKLRAEPENAAAPA comes from the coding sequence ATGTCGGCCGTCACGACTCCGCCGATCGACCTGTACTACTGGACGACGCCGAACGGCTGGAAAGCCTCGATCATGCTGGAGGAGTGCGGGCTGCCGTACCGCATGATCCCGGTGAACATCGGCAAGGGGGCGCAGCGCGCGCCCGAGTTTCTCAGCGTTTCGCCGAACGGCAAGATCCCGGTGATCGTCGATCACGACGGGCCCGGGTCCGCGCCGATCACGATCTACGAGTCGAACGCCATCCTGCAATACCTCGCCCGCAAGACCGGCCAGTTCTACCCGGAAGCCGAGCGGGAGCGTATCGCGGTCGATATCTGGCTGTTCTGGCAGGCGGCGAATTTCGGCCCGGTCCTCGGCCAGACTCACCATTTCCGCATCTACGCGCCGGAGAAGATCCCCTACGCCATCGAGCGCTACACCGCCGAGGCGGCCCGGCTCTACCGGGTCCTCGACGCGCAGCTCGCGGCGCACGCCTTCGTGGCGGGCGATGCCTACACGATCGCCGACATCGCGGTCGTCACCTGGGCGAAGCTCTGGGAACGCCAGGGCCTCGACATCGCGGATTACCCGCATGTCGGCCGCTGGCTCGACGCCGTGAAGGCGCGCCCGGCGGTCCTGCGCGGCTTCAAGCTCCGGGCCGAGCCGGAGAATGCCGCCGCGCCCGCCTGA
- a CDS encoding DUF2147 domain-containing protein translates to MRSVRTPALTAFLLLAGTAAQAGTDPSGTWLTEDGRAKIKIERCGPAGSQACGTVVWLKVPLNDQGQPRTDIKNPDPKKRQRPVIGLQLMEGLKPDEAGYKGQIYNAEEGKFYEVTIARESASELSISGCLLKVLCGSQTWTKAPDEVAQAAPAKPAAKPKTVTP, encoded by the coding sequence ATGCGTTCAGTCCGGACCCCCGCCCTCACCGCGTTCCTGCTCCTCGCCGGCACCGCCGCGCAGGCGGGGACCGATCCCTCCGGCACGTGGCTGACGGAGGATGGCCGGGCGAAGATCAAGATCGAGCGCTGCGGCCCGGCCGGCAGCCAAGCCTGCGGCACGGTCGTCTGGCTGAAGGTCCCGCTCAACGACCAGGGCCAGCCGCGCACCGACATCAAGAACCCCGATCCCAAGAAGCGGCAGCGGCCGGTGATCGGCCTGCAGCTGATGGAGGGGCTCAAGCCCGACGAGGCCGGCTACAAGGGGCAGATCTACAACGCCGAGGAGGGCAAGTTCTACGAGGTGACGATCGCCCGCGAGAGCGCCTCGGAACTCTCGATCTCGGGCTGCCTGCTCAAGGTGCTGTGCGGCTCGCAGACCTGGACCAAGGCCCCGGACGAGGTGGCGCAGGCCGCCCCCGCCAAGCCGGCCGCGAAGCCCAAGACCGTCACGCCCTGA
- the ndk gene encoding nucleoside-diphosphate kinase encodes MAIERTFSILKPDATARNLTGAINAVIEEAGLRIVAQRRIRMSEAQAKTFYEVHAERPFYGELVSFMTSGPVVVQVLEGDNAVAKYREVMGATNPAQAAEGTIRKRFAVSVGENSVHGSDSAENAAIEIAQFFTEADIVG; translated from the coding sequence ATGGCCATCGAGCGCACCTTCTCCATCCTGAAGCCGGACGCCACCGCCCGGAATCTCACCGGCGCGATCAACGCGGTGATCGAGGAGGCGGGCCTGCGCATCGTCGCCCAGCGCCGCATCCGCATGTCGGAGGCCCAGGCCAAGACCTTCTACGAGGTCCATGCCGAGCGCCCGTTCTACGGCGAGCTCGTCTCCTTCATGACCTCGGGACCCGTCGTCGTGCAGGTGCTGGAGGGCGACAACGCCGTCGCCAAGTACCGCGAGGTGATGGGCGCCACCAACCCGGCCCAGGCGGCCGAGGGCACGATCCGCAAGCGCTTCGCCGTCTCGGTCGGCGAGAACTCGGTGCACGGCTCGGACAGCGCCGAGAACGCCGCGATCGAGATCGCGCAGTTCTTCACCGAAGCCGACATCGTCGGCTGA